The following are encoded in a window of Rubellicoccus peritrichatus genomic DNA:
- a CDS encoding LamG domain-containing protein produces the protein MMDHLYSIPTKTTLLAILLYAGTSQAGIVGYWQFSGEDKKEVSAVVSEVNESQFDSEITAGNNGPGTLPVYSTDTPGKYIVDGKRGPVINERNETSIKFSGKGSLGSFLQIFDGDNGTLELYGPITLEAFVKSNGNTFASIIMKEEFATTGSIGIATDYTPTRVRIHSARERSSVIDTNKPIGASIDNGDWHHIALVFDGDNETTLYYDYRPIGTIQGNPTDSWQPNGPLNIGGITGNKQSGNSLFAGLIDEVRLTNDQLEPDEFLIARDKH, from the coding sequence ATGATGGATCACCTATACTCTATACCCACGAAAACGACACTACTTGCTATCCTTCTATATGCAGGAACAAGCCAGGCAGGTATTGTAGGTTATTGGCAATTTTCTGGCGAAGATAAAAAAGAAGTTAGTGCTGTTGTTAGCGAAGTAAACGAATCTCAATTCGACAGCGAGATCACCGCGGGAAACAATGGCCCAGGAACACTCCCAGTCTATTCCACAGACACTCCAGGAAAATACATCGTCGACGGCAAACGAGGCCCCGTCATCAATGAGAGAAACGAAACTTCAATTAAGTTTTCTGGCAAGGGATCACTTGGCAGCTTCCTCCAAATCTTCGATGGAGATAATGGCACACTGGAGTTATACGGCCCAATCACTCTGGAAGCATTCGTGAAGTCGAATGGTAATACATTTGCCAGCATTATCATGAAAGAAGAATTCGCAACAACCGGCTCCATAGGTATTGCGACAGACTACACCCCCACAAGAGTCAGAATACACTCCGCCCGGGAACGCTCTTCGGTCATAGACACGAACAAGCCAATAGGCGCCTCAATTGACAACGGGGACTGGCACCACATCGCGCTGGTTTTTGACGGCGACAACGAAACAACACTTTACTATGACTACCGACCCATCGGCACCATCCAGGGCAATCCCACCGACTCCTGGCAACCAAACGGGCCTCTTAACATCGGCGGGATAACTGGCAACAAACAATCCGGCAATAGCTTGTTTGCCGGTCTCATTGATGAAGTGCGCTTAACCAATGACCAGTTGGAACCAGACGAATTCCTCATTGCCAGAGACAAACACTAG
- a CDS encoding SGNH/GDSL hydrolase family protein, with the protein MSFVQDGIRFFNVASLERRPESTSILLPRIPAKTREALSSRGSFIGMNGVGVELQFKTEAPNFKVYWSAVDGDLELTVYCGALEHSFHTVTNGQSVALNLGAVEELKTIDKLHLNGAYDSAVWRIVVNRGNAYFGGIDTLGYEIQSPAENELPLLTWLAYGSSITNSTSRGYPHQAARDLGVQVLNKGMSGSCMAEPEMSDYLASLDWDFATCELGVNMRNEQLAPDFKRRVDYLLDALMVSHPGKPIGLITVFPNIDHYVAGEPGTVQERYSETLREIVQLRSGDGVFLIEGADMLRSFSDLHTDLLHPSDFGQVRMGVNLANILKHKMPGLLA; encoded by the coding sequence ATGTCATTTGTTCAAGACGGAATTCGCTTTTTCAATGTTGCTTCTTTGGAGAGGCGTCCTGAGTCGACCAGTATCTTGCTGCCGCGTATCCCTGCAAAGACTCGAGAGGCATTGAGTTCAAGGGGTAGTTTTATTGGAATGAATGGAGTGGGCGTTGAACTCCAGTTTAAGACTGAGGCGCCTAACTTTAAGGTGTATTGGAGCGCTGTGGATGGAGACTTGGAGCTCACTGTTTATTGCGGCGCTCTTGAACATTCATTTCATACTGTCACAAATGGGCAATCCGTGGCTTTGAACCTTGGCGCGGTTGAGGAGCTGAAGACAATCGATAAATTGCACTTGAATGGCGCTTATGATTCGGCTGTCTGGCGTATCGTCGTTAATCGAGGTAACGCCTATTTTGGGGGAATCGACACCTTGGGTTACGAGATTCAGTCACCAGCTGAGAATGAGCTCCCTTTACTGACTTGGTTGGCTTATGGCTCTTCTATTACTAATAGCACTAGCAGGGGGTATCCGCATCAAGCGGCTAGAGATCTTGGCGTTCAGGTACTTAATAAGGGTATGAGTGGTTCTTGTATGGCGGAGCCTGAAATGTCTGATTATCTGGCTTCTTTGGATTGGGATTTCGCAACTTGTGAGCTTGGTGTTAATATGCGTAATGAGCAGCTCGCGCCTGACTTCAAGCGAAGAGTTGACTATCTGCTTGATGCGTTGATGGTATCTCATCCTGGTAAGCCTATTGGTCTGATCACTGTTTTCCCCAACATCGACCACTATGTGGCTGGTGAGCCGGGGACTGTTCAGGAGCGTTACAGTGAAACCCTTCGGGAGATCGTTCAGTTGCGTTCCGGTGACGGTGTCTTTTTGATCGAGGGAGCGGATATGCTTCGATCATTTTCAGACTTGCACACAGACTTGCTTCATCCGTCTGATTTTGGGCAAGTCCGCATGGGGGTCAATTTAGCCAATATTCTGAAGCATAAAATGCCTGGGCTATTGGCTTAG
- a CDS encoding alpha-L-fucosidase, which yields MLDENKRWFPEARYGLFIHWGPYAQYGRGEQVLFREHLDQADYEARARSWNPEFFDAKAWAKVAADGGFKYAVLTTRHHDSYALWDTKYSNYNSMQCAPKCDLVREYVEAFREAGLRVGLYYSWADWTSKAYWSNPDDDLDAWNKLRDMTHNQVEELLTNYGKIDVFWFDGTWPHPAARWDSSGLVKRMRELQPDILINNRLDAESPFTAAQGAVEFAGESKTMGDFGTPEHHITADNDRIWESCQTSTWRLWGYARGEHWRPAGLMLDYLCQASSQGGNLLLNVGPQPDGRIPAEFIDRSAKIGEWLKVHGEAIYGTTRGDITEFTTKGWQTLRGNSLYLIYRFWHGEECERIAELATPAKAATLLSTGQSLKVENRDDAIYIKGMPRVKPSSLFPVIRLDFGEPPKAKEWAKGRLWNLDPRLMQPWVNEIKSD from the coding sequence ATGTTAGACGAAAACAAACGTTGGTTTCCTGAGGCGCGTTATGGCCTGTTCATTCATTGGGGTCCTTATGCTCAATATGGCAGAGGAGAGCAGGTGCTCTTTCGTGAGCATTTAGACCAGGCTGATTACGAGGCGCGTGCGCGCAGTTGGAATCCTGAGTTCTTTGATGCGAAAGCATGGGCTAAGGTTGCGGCTGATGGCGGGTTCAAGTATGCTGTCCTGACCACACGCCACCATGATTCCTATGCTCTGTGGGATACGAAATACTCAAATTATAACTCGATGCAATGCGCACCTAAGTGCGATCTGGTAAGAGAGTATGTGGAGGCGTTTCGTGAGGCAGGTCTTCGGGTTGGCCTCTATTATTCCTGGGCTGATTGGACTTCGAAGGCCTATTGGTCAAATCCTGATGATGATTTGGATGCTTGGAATAAGCTCAGGGATATGACGCACAATCAGGTCGAAGAGTTGCTAACCAACTATGGCAAAATTGACGTCTTCTGGTTTGATGGGACGTGGCCGCATCCGGCGGCTCGCTGGGATAGCTCCGGCTTGGTGAAGCGTATGCGAGAATTACAGCCTGATATTCTAATCAACAATCGGTTGGATGCGGAATCGCCTTTCACTGCTGCGCAGGGGGCAGTCGAATTCGCTGGTGAGTCGAAGACAATGGGCGATTTCGGAACCCCTGAGCACCACATAACCGCGGATAATGATCGTATCTGGGAAAGCTGTCAGACGAGCACTTGGCGATTGTGGGGCTATGCCCGTGGAGAGCATTGGCGTCCGGCTGGCCTGATGCTGGACTATCTTTGTCAGGCTTCAAGCCAGGGTGGCAATCTGCTTTTGAATGTTGGTCCGCAGCCTGACGGGAGGATTCCAGCAGAGTTTATTGATCGGAGCGCTAAGATCGGCGAATGGCTAAAGGTGCACGGTGAAGCGATCTATGGGACAACGCGTGGTGATATCACAGAATTCACCACGAAGGGGTGGCAGACGCTTCGTGGCAATTCCCTCTACCTTATTTATCGTTTTTGGCACGGTGAGGAGTGTGAGCGTATCGCAGAATTGGCGACTCCTGCAAAAGCGGCCACACTGTTATCCACTGGACAATCACTGAAGGTTGAAAACCGTGACGATGCGATTTATATTAAGGGTATGCCGCGTGTTAAGCCTTCATCGCTCTTCCCGGTTATTCGGCTTGATTTTGGTGAGCCGCCTAAGGCGAAAGAATGGGCAAAGGGGCGTCTTTGGAACCTTGACCCCCGGTTAATGCAGCCATGGGTCAATGAAATTAAATCGGATTGA
- a CDS encoding carbohydrate ABC transporter permease, protein MKTNFGERLFGLLNGFLLCVFAFLALYPFVYTISLSLSSPAEAYRPGLHLYPKEVSFEAYRMIISNPDLYWGYFNTIFRTIVGTALTLVATCMCAYPMSRSYMPHRRLLTLFIVFTMLFSGGIVPTYLLIKNLNLLDNRWVYILPVMITGFNVIIIKSFFERIPESYAEAAKMDGAGEFRILFSVFMPLSKPVLATVGLWTAVMHWNMWFDAMLYISDEHKQVMQTFLRRIVIDNSVELAGKGFVGDSVATLTSDTIKSATVVLTVLPMLLFYPFAQKYFVKGIQLGGVKE, encoded by the coding sequence ATGAAAACGAATTTTGGTGAACGACTCTTTGGCTTATTAAATGGCTTTCTGCTCTGCGTTTTTGCCTTTCTCGCGCTGTACCCCTTTGTCTACACTATCTCGTTGTCTCTCAGTAGTCCTGCGGAAGCTTATCGGCCAGGTTTGCATCTGTATCCGAAAGAAGTTTCCTTCGAGGCTTACCGAATGATCATCAGTAATCCGGACTTATACTGGGGGTATTTCAATACGATCTTTAGAACCATCGTTGGCACTGCGCTTACTTTGGTGGCGACCTGCATGTGTGCTTATCCAATGTCGAGAAGTTACATGCCGCACCGCCGTTTGCTGACGCTGTTCATTGTATTTACGATGCTTTTTTCAGGTGGCATCGTTCCTACCTACTTGTTGATCAAGAACCTGAACCTGCTCGACAATCGTTGGGTCTATATCTTGCCGGTTATGATTACCGGATTTAATGTTATTATCATCAAGAGTTTCTTTGAGCGTATCCCGGAGAGCTACGCTGAGGCTGCGAAGATGGATGGCGCCGGAGAGTTTCGGATTTTATTCAGCGTTTTTATGCCTTTATCGAAGCCGGTTCTTGCTACGGTCGGTCTGTGGACGGCGGTGATGCACTGGAACATGTGGTTTGATGCGATGCTGTATATTTCTGATGAGCACAAGCAAGTGATGCAGACTTTTCTCCGTCGCATTGTGATTGATAACAGTGTGGAGCTTGCGGGTAAGGGATTTGTTGGCGACAGTGTCGCGACTCTGACCTCGGATACGATTAAGAGCGCCACGGTTGTGTTGACGGTTCTTCCCATGTTGCTGTTTTACCCATTCGCGCAGAAGTATTTCGTGAAGGGCATACAGCTTGGAGGAGTTAAGGAGTGA
- a CDS encoding ABC transporter permease, with amino-acid sequence MIKRFKDCEYYKNRELMLMLAPCFLLIFVFLYIPMGGLIVAFKDFRLSLGILDSPWNGLETFKKLFGSSDFPNALRNTLMISGLRLTVGFVAPIVFAILLNEMRLKWLGRFVQTATYLPYLFSWVVLGGIFQMLLAESGPMNSVLASIGIDPVPFLTSNFWFIVTLIVTGIWQAAGYTAVIYLAALAGIDPGLYEAAKMDGAGRFRQIIHVTLPMLRPTIIVLFILQVGHILSAGFDQIYNMYNPSVYGVSDVIDTYVLRRLLTMDFSIATAAGLFKSIVGLVLVLIANKLARRWSDGESGLW; translated from the coding sequence ATGATTAAGCGATTTAAGGACTGCGAGTATTACAAGAATCGTGAATTGATGCTCATGTTAGCCCCATGCTTCCTCTTGATATTTGTATTCTTGTATATTCCGATGGGTGGCTTGATTGTGGCATTCAAAGACTTCAGGTTGAGTTTGGGAATCCTGGATAGCCCCTGGAATGGTTTGGAGACTTTTAAGAAGCTCTTTGGTAGTTCTGACTTTCCTAATGCGCTGAGAAATACCCTTATGATCAGCGGTCTGCGCCTGACCGTCGGTTTTGTCGCGCCGATTGTATTCGCCATTTTGCTCAATGAGATGCGGCTCAAATGGCTTGGTCGATTTGTTCAGACTGCGACTTATCTGCCTTACCTTTTCTCGTGGGTTGTTCTTGGCGGCATCTTTCAGATGCTTCTGGCGGAGAGCGGACCAATGAATAGTGTTTTGGCCTCTATAGGAATTGATCCTGTTCCATTCCTGACAAGTAACTTCTGGTTTATTGTTACGCTTATTGTGACTGGTATTTGGCAGGCGGCAGGCTACACGGCCGTCATCTACCTGGCGGCCTTGGCTGGTATCGATCCCGGGCTTTATGAAGCGGCCAAAATGGATGGAGCAGGTCGTTTCAGGCAGATTATTCATGTTACGCTGCCGATGCTGAGACCCACGATTATCGTGCTCTTCATTCTGCAGGTTGGTCACATCCTGAGCGCCGGATTTGATCAAATATATAATATGTATAATCCCAGTGTTTATGGTGTTTCGGATGTGATCGACACTTACGTTCTGAGACGCTTGTTGACGATGGACTTTAGCATTGCGACAGCGGCAGGGCTCTTCAAATCGATCGTGGGTTTGGTCTTGGTGCTTATAGCTAACAAGCTGGCGCGTCGCTGGAGTGACGGTGAGTCCGGTCTATGGTAA